CCCATGAAGGCCGTATTCGACCAGAAGTACGTCAAGAAACTTTCCGGCACCTGGGTCAAGAAAGGCGAGAACTGGTTCGACCTGGCTCAGCAGCTGATGACCGATATGAAAGAATTCAAGGAAAAGAACGGATGCGACAGACTGGTCATCATCTGGTGCGCGAGTACCGAGATCTTTTTGAAGCAGTCCGAGGTACACCAGTCTCTCGAAGCATTCGAAAAAGGAATGAAGGATAACGACCCCGAGATAGCTCCAAGTATGGTATATGCGTACGCGGCACTTTCGTTGGGAATCCCGTTCGCGAATGGAGCCCCGAACCTCACTGTCGACATTCCGGCAATGATGGAGCTTGCTGACAGGAACGAAGTCCCCATTTGCGGAAAAGACTTCAAGACTGGTCAGACCCTGATGAAGACGATCCTCGCTCCGGGCCTCAAAGCGCGCATGATCGGCCTCAACGGCTGGTTCTCCACGAACATCCTCGGCAACAGGGACGGCGAGGTGCTGGACGACCCTGAATCATTCAAGACCAAGGAAGAAAGCAAGCTGTCTGTGCTTGAGCATATTCTGCAGCCCAAGGTCTACCCGGATCTGTATGACAATTTCTATCACAAGGTGAGGATCAACTACTACCCGCCGCGTGGCGACAACAAGGAAGGCTGGGACAACATCGACATCTTTGGCTGGCTCGGCTATCCGATGCAGATCAAGATCGATTTCCTCTGCAGAGATTCGATCCTGGCAGCTCCGATAGTACTCGATCTGGCACTCTTCCTCGACCTTGCGTCCAGGATAGGCTTCAAGGGCATACAGGAATGGCTCTCGTTCTATTTCAAGAGTCCTCAGCACGCTCCGGAGCTCTACCCCGAACACGATCTCTTTATCCAGTCGATGAAGCTGAAGAATACGCTTCGCTACATCCAGGGCGAAGAGCTTATCACGCACCTCGGTCAGGAATACTACGACTAGGCCTGATCTTCAGTGAATAAAACGGCCCGGTGCTTCCCGGGCCATGGAGAGATGCAAAAAATGGAGGCGGTTCTACCGCCTCCATTTCTATTCAGACTCGCCGGTATCACTCCCGGCTGTTGAAAGACTTTTCAGATTACCGAAGCAGACCAGCCTGTCGCCCGCGCTTATGACTTCTCCCGCTTTCGGAGCGGCAATCAGGTGAAATCCCCGTTTGATGGCCAGCACAATAATATTGCGGGACGTAAGTCCTGTCTCATCCAGTTTTTTCCCAGCCAGTGGATTCGCTTTGTTGATGTGAAGTTCGCCTATACCGTACCCGCTCGCCAGGCGGACGATCTCCGAGTAACTCCCCATTGAGAAGCCCTTCATCTTCCTCAGTCTTTTCGATATAAAACTGTCTATGACATTATCCAGTCCCTTTATCACCGGCAACGAAACGAGAAGAATGAGAAAGAATCCGA
The DNA window shown above is from Candidatus Latescibacterota bacterium and carries:
- a CDS encoding inositol-3-phosphate synthase, yielding MEVKNKPVKPTGKLGVLTPGMGAVSTTFIAGVEAVRQGHSKPTGSLTQMGTIRLGKRTDNNVPMIKDFIPLADLNDIVFGGWDIFEDNVYEASIKAGVLNKESLDAIRPFLEGIKPMKAVFDQKYVKKLSGTWVKKGENWFDLAQQLMTDMKEFKEKNGCDRLVIIWCASTEIFLKQSEVHQSLEAFEKGMKDNDPEIAPSMVYAYAALSLGIPFANGAPNLTVDIPAMMELADRNEVPICGKDFKTGQTLMKTILAPGLKARMIGLNGWFSTNILGNRDGEVLDDPESFKTKEESKLSVLEHILQPKVYPDLYDNFYHKVRINYYPPRGDNKEGWDNIDIFGWLGYPMQIKIDFLCRDSILAAPIVLDLALFLDLASRIGFKGIQEWLSFYFKSPQHAPELYPEHDLFIQSMKLKNTLRYIQGEELITHLGQEYYD
- a CDS encoding TrkA C-terminal domain-containing protein, which produces MSIFVLVIVIFLSALIIKVGAISLRMTGLDKETAAFQALSAFTGTGFTTSEAENIVNHSQRRKVVKALMLLGNIGIVSSLAVLFLSIRSEPFVNSIAKLGIVGFFLILLVSLPVIKGLDNVIDSFISKRLRKMKGFSMGSYSEIVRLASGYGIGELHINKANPLAGKKLDETGLTSRNIIVLAIKRGFHLIAAPKAGEVISAGDRLVCFGNLKSLSTAGSDTGESE